The following proteins are co-located in the Callithrix jacchus isolate 240 chromosome 10, calJac240_pri, whole genome shotgun sequence genome:
- the THAP12 gene encoding 52 kDa repressor of the inhibitor of the protein kinase isoform X2 produces the protein MGKQNIPLDGHEADEIPEGLFTPDNFQALLECRINSGEEVLRKRFETTAVNTLFCSKTQQRQMLEICESCIREETLREVRDSHFFSIITDDVVDIAGEEHLPVLVRFVDESHNLREEFVGFLPYEADAEILAVKFHTMITEKWGLNMEYCRGQAYIVSSGFSSKMKVVASRLLEKYPQAIYTLCSSCALNMWLAKSVPVMGVSVALGTIEEVCSFFHRSPELLLELDNVISVLFQNSKERGKELKEICHSQWTGRHDAFEILVELLQALVICLDGINSDTNIRWNNCIAGRAFVLCSAVTDFDFIVTIVVLKNVLSFTRAFGKNLQGQTSDVFFAAGSLTAVLHSLNEVMENIEVYHEFWFEEATNLATKLDIQMKLPGKFRRAHQGNLESQLTSESYYKETLSVPTVEHIIQELKDIFSEQHLKALKCLSLVPSVMGQLKFNTSEEHHADMYRSDLPNPDTLSAELHCWRIKWKHRGKDIELPSTIYEALHLPDIKFFPNVYALLKVLCILPVMKVENERYENGRKRLKAYLRNTLTDQRSSNLALLNINFDIKHDLDLMVDTYIKLYTSKSELPTENSETMENT, from the coding sequence ATGGGAAAGCAAAATATACCTCTGGATGGACATGAGGCTGATGAAATCCCAGAAGGTCTCTTTACTCCAGATAACTTTCAAGCACTGCTGGAGTGCCGGATAAATTCTGGTGAAGAGGTCCTGAGAAAACGCTTTGAGACCACAGCAGTTAACACATTGTTTTGTTCAAAAACACAGCAGAGGCAGATGCTAGAGATATGTGAGAGCTGTATTCGGGAAGAAACTCTCAGGGAAGTGAGAGACTCACACTTCTTTTCCATTATCACTGACGATGTAGTAGACATAGCAGGGGAAGAGCACCTGCCTGTGCTGGTGAGGTTTGTTGATGAATCTCATAACCTAAGAGAGGAATTTGTAGGCTTCCTGCCTTATGAAGCTGATGCCGAAATTTTGGCTGTGAAATTTCACACTATGATAACTGAGAAATGGGGATTAAATATGGAGTATTGTCGTGGCCAGGCTTACATTGTGTCTAGtggattttcttctaaaatgaaagttgttgCTTCTAGACTTTTAGAGAAATATCCCCAGGCTATCTACACACTTTGCTCTTCCTGTGCCTTAAATATGTGGTTGGCAAAATCAGTACCTGTTATGGGAGTATCTGTTGCATTAGGAACAATTGAggaagtttgttcttttttccatcGATCACCAGAACTGCTTTTGGAACTTGATAatgtaatttctgttctttttcagaaCAGTAAAGAAAGGGGtaaagaactgaaggaaatctGCCATTCTCAGTGGACAGGCAGGCATGatgcttttgaaattttagtagaaCTCCTGCAAGCACTTGTTATATGTTTAGATGGTATAAATAGTGACACAAATATTAGATGGAATAACTGTATAGCTGGCCGAGCATTTGTACTCTGCAGTGCAGTAACAGATTTTGATTTCATTGTTACTATTGTTGTTCTTAAAAACGTCCTATCTTTTACAAGAGCCTTTGGGAAAAATCTCCAGGGGCAAACTTCGGATGTCTTCTTTGCAGCCGGTAGTTTGACTGCAGTACTGCATTCACTTAATGAAGTGATGGAAAATATTGAAGTTTATCATGAATTTTGGTTTGAGGAAGCCACAAATTTGGCAACCAAGCTTGATATTCAAATGAAACTCCCTGGGAAATTCCGCAGAGCTCACCAGGGTAACTTGGAATCTCAGCTAACCTCTGAGAGTTACTATAAGGAAACCCTCAGTGTCCCAACAGTGGAGCACATTATTCAGGAACTTAAAGATATATTCTCAGAACAGCACCTGAAAGCTCTTAAATGCTTATCTCTGGTACCCTCAGTCATGGGACAACTCAAATTCAATACATCAGAGGAACACCATGCTGATATGTATAGAAGTGACTTACCCAATCCTGACACACTCTCAGCTGAGCTTCATTGTTGGAGAATCAAATGGAAGCACAGGGGGAAAGATATAGAGCTTCCGTCCACTATCTATGAAGCCCTCCACCTGCCTGACATCAAGTTTTTTCCTAATGTATATGCATTGCTAAAGGTCCTGTGTATTCTTCCTGTGATGAAGGTTGAAAATGAGCGGTATGAAAATGGACGAAAACGTCTTAAAGCATATTTGAGGAACACTTTGACAGACCAAAGGTCGAGTAACTTGGCTTTGCTTAAcataaattttgatataaaaCACGACCTGGATTTAATGGTGGACACATATATTAAACTCTATACAAGTAAGTCAGAGCTTCCCacagagaattcagaaaccaTGGAAAATACctaa